In the Rhodoferax fermentans genome, ATGTTTCTGGCTTCCAAATTGCTGATGTTTCTGACCCAGCCACTGGCTTGGGTGGCTGCCCTGCTGCTGGCCGGCCTGCTGTTGATTCGCACCCGCCCCCGTTGGGCCCAACGTTTGTGTGCCTCGGCACTGGGCTTGCTGATGCTGCTCGGCTGGGAGCCTTTGCCCAATATGGTCTTGCGCTCACTCGAGACGCAGTACCCCGCCGTTACACCCAACACGCTTGGGGCGGCTTATGTAGGGGTGGTTGTTCTGGGTGGCGCCCTGGAGCCCGCTTACGTCTGGACCGCACCACAGCAAAGCGCCTTGAACAGCGCCGCCGAACGCATGACCGAGGTGATCCCTCTGCTGCGCCAGCTGCCGAAGCTGACTGTGCTGTTCACTGGTGGCGAAGGTGAGCTGTTTGCCAGTGGCCTGTCGGAGGCCGAACGTGCCAGCCGATTCTTCCAGGGCCAAGGGCTGCCCGCCAGCCAGCTGCTGCTCGAATCGGCCTCACGCACCACCTATGAAAACGCGGTGTTGAGCCGCCAACTCCCGGGGGTAGATGCCAACCAGCCCTGGCTGCTGCTGACCTCGGCATTCCACATGCCACGTGCCATGGCCGCATTTCGCCGTGCGGGTTGGAACGTCTCTGCGTACCCGGTGGACTTTCGCAGTGGTGTCAGTACACCCTGGTCACAGTATTCGATGGATCAAGGGGTAGCGAAATGGCGCCTGGCCTTGCATGAGCTGCTGGGCCAACTGGCCTACCGCCTCGCGGTTCGCGCCTGAACACCGGGCCGCTTAGTCTGTGCGGGGCAACAGACTGGCCAGCACCTTGTCAATGCGTTTGCCGTCCAGGTCGATCACCTCAAACAACCAGTTGTCGCACTCGATTTTTTCACCGATGGACGGCAAATGGCCACTCACCGCCATCAACAGACCCGCCACCGTGTTGTAACGACCCCGGTCCTCGTCGGGCAGCTCGTCAATGTCAAGCCGGGCCTTGAGTTCATTCACCGGCATCATGCCGTCGAGCAGCCAGCTGCCGTCCTCGCGCTGGGTGGCCCAGGCATCGGCCTGTAGACCGGGTTGCAATTCTCCGGTGATGGCTTCGAGCAGGTCGTAAGGTGTCAGCAGCCCCTGCACCACGCCGTACTCGTCCACCACCAGCACCAGGCGCCCCACCTTGGCGCGAAACTGCTCCAACAACTCCATGCCGCTGAGGGTTTCTGGCACAAACACGGCGGGGGTGACATAGTCTGCCAGCGTGCCCGGACTGTTGGCCCCGAGTTCAAGCAAGCGCGCCACACTGACCTTGCCAATGACATCGTCCAGCGAACCCCGGCACACCGGGTACCAGGAGTGCGACTTCTCGGCCCCATCCGCGCCCACTTTCTGCAGACTCAAGGCCACCGTCATGCTGGCGTCGAGCCAGTCCACCTCGGCACTGGGCACCATCAGCGAGGTCAGGGGCCGGTCGTCCAGGCTGAACACGTTTTGCACCATCTGGTGCTCGTGTTCTTCGATCACACCGGCATCCACCCCCTCTTCCAGGCTGGCGGTGATTTCCTCTTCGGTCATGGCACGCGAGGTGTTGGTGTCAATGCGCAGCAGCCGCAGAACAGCAGCGGTCGAGCCCGACAGCAGTTTCACAAACGGCCCCGCAGCCCGCGCCAGCCACAACATCGGCCGGGACACCCAACGTGACACCAACTCCGGGTAAAGCTGGCCAATCCGTTTGGGCACCAATTCCCCAAAAATGATGGTGGTGAAGGTGATCAGTGTCACCACCAGCGCGGTGGCCGACAGGGCTGCCGCTTTTTCTGCCACACCCAGCGTGTGTAACCAGTGCGCCAACCCATCGCTGAACGCAGCCTCGCCCACGATGCCGTTGAGCACACCAATCGAGGTGATGCCAACCTGTACCGTCGAGAGAAACTGGTTGGGGTTGGCCAGCAGCGTCAGCGAGGCCTGCGCACCCTTGTCGCCCCCTTCAGCCATCGCGTTCAGGCGCGATTTGCGGCTCGCCGCCAGGGCCAGCTCAGACATGGCAAACACACCATTGAGCAGGGTCAGAAAAACAATCAGCAAAAATTCCATGCGGTACAAACGACAATCAAGACCATGGCACTTTACCTGATTGGTGATGTGCAGGGCTGCGATGGCGCTCTGCAACACTTGCTCGACACCATTTCTTTCTCACCCAGCCGCGACACGATCCACCTTTTGGGTGACTTGGTCAACCGAGGGCCGGACTCTGCTGGCGTGTTGCGCCGACTGATGGCCTATGGCCAGTCTGCGCAGTGCATTCTGGGCAACCACGACCTGCATCTGCTGGCTGCGGCACACGGCGCCCGCAAACCGGGGCGCAAGGACACCCTGGAGGATGTGCTGAACGCACCAGACCGGACCGCCCTGCTCGATTGGCTGCGCCAGCAGCGCCTGGCGATCCAGCTACAGCACCAAGGTTCAGAGTATTTGATGGTTCACGCCGGTGTCCTGCCTGGCTGGAGTGCTACAAAAACCATGGCACTCGCGAGCGAAGTGGAAAGCGTGTTGCGCAGCGCCGGGCTGCCAGAATTCCTGCACCAGATGTATGGCAACACGCCCGCTGGCTGGAGTGATGCACTAACCGGTGTTGAGCGGCTGCGTGTCATCGTCAACGCGCTGACACGGCTGCGTTTTTGTACGCCACAGGGAGAGATGGAGTTTTCTGTCACCGACGGCACGGCTGCGGCGCCAGCCGGTTACCTGCCCTGGTTTGAGGTGCCAGGCCGCCAGACTGCCGATGTGCGTGTGGCGTTTGGCCACTGGTCCACCCTGGGCTGGCTGGGCCGCACCGATGTGCTGTCACTGGACACCGGCTGTGTCTGGGGTGGTGCTCTCAGCGCCCTCAAGCTCGGCGAGAGCCGTCAGGCGACCCATGAACTGATCCAGGTGTCTTGCCCACAAGCGCAACGCCCCGGAGACTGAACCCGGTTAAACCGGGGTGAACAGCGCCGCGACCTTGCGTTTGGAGCGGATGTTGCCGGAAATGGTGCGCACCCCGGGCCGCGCTGCTGCAGCCTCCCACGGGGGAGCGGCTTCGGGCGGCAAGGATGGCTCATAGGGTTTGTCAAAGAAGGGATCGGCCGGTGCGGCCGCGCGCGCTCTAGGCTTGTAGTCACTGCGTGGTTCACGCGGCGCACGCGCCACATAAGCATCACGTCCAGAAGTCTCGCTCTCTTGTTTGTACAGACGCCGACCATCGTTGATGTGGCCCTGCTTACGGATATCGGGCAGGTCTTCCTCGAACTCGATGGCTTCCAGCTCAATCTTGGTCTTGAGCAGTTTTTCGATCTCGGCAATCAGGCGTGCATCACTCTTGGAGACAAAGTTCACCGCCAGACCGGCCGCACCTGCACGGCCCGTGCGCCCAATGCGGTGCACATAATCTTCGGCGTGGAACGGGATGTCGAAGTTGAACACCGCCGGCACGTCCTTGATGTCGAGCCCGCGCGCGGCCACGTCGGTACACACCAGCAAGTCCACCTCGCCTGTTTTGAACGATTCCAACGCCTTCAGGCGCTCGTCCTGGCTTTTGTCGCCATGCAGTGCGGTGGTTTTGAGGCCTTCACGCTCCAGCGAACGCGCCAGTCGGGCACAGCCAAGTTTGCTGTTGACAAACACAAAAGCCTGTTTGAGCTCACGCTGCTTGAGAATCTGGTGCAGGGCGTGGCGTTTGTCGTCATCCCCCACGCTGTAGAAGTGTTGCTCGACCGTGGAGGCGGTGGCATTGGAGCGCGCCACCTCGATCGTCACCGGGTCTTGAAGGTAGCTGTTGGCCAGGCGTTTGATCTCCGGCGAGAAGGTGGCCGAGAACAGCAAGGTGGTGCGTTGTTTGGGCAGGTAACTCAGGATACGCTGCAGATCAGGCAGAAAACCGATGTCAAGCATCCGGTCTGCCTCGTCCAGCACCACGTACTCGACCTGGTTCAACACGCAGTTCTTGGCTTCGATGTGGTCCAGCAAGCGCCCGGGGGTCGCCACCAGCACCTCCACACCTTTTTTGAGCTCAGCGGTTTGCGGCTTCATGTCGATGCCACCAAACACCACGGTGCTGCGCAGGTTGGTGTATTTGCCATACAGACGAACCTGCTCGGCCACCTGATCCGCCAGTTCACGCGTGGGCAACAGCACCAGCGCACGCACCGGGTGGCGCGCGGGTGAGGTCGAGGCGTTTTCATGCTTGAGCATGCGTTGCAACAACGGCAGCGCAAAGGCTGCGGTTTTGCCGGTGCCGGTCTGAGCCGCACCCATCACGTCGCGGCCTTGCAGCACCACGGGAATGGCTTGCGCCTGGATCGGGGTCATGGACTCGTAGCCCATCTCTGCCACGGCGCGGGCCAGAGGTGCCGACAGTTGCAGCTGCGCAAACGCCATGGGGAGCGTGTCGGCGGTTAATTCGTTCGAAAGATCAGGAGTCAGGTCGGTCATTCAGAGCCAGTGTCAGTTGCTACCCATCCGATAGCTGGTGCAGCCCCACGAACTGGAGCAAACCCTCATTATCGCCCAAGCCTTACATTCTGCTGGCAAGCGGCCAAAGGCCGGGCCAAGCGCACGCCCCGCGTGAGTCAGGCTGCTCACCATCGGCAGGGCCGCTGCACCCTCAGGCCTTGGGCAAGGTCACGCCACGCTGGCCCTGGTATTTGCCGCCGCGATCCTTGTAGCTGGTTTCGCAGACGTCGTCCTTGTCGCTCTCGAAAAACAACACCTGGGCGCAGCCTTCACCAGCGTAAATCTTGGCAGGCAGCGGTGTGGTGTTGGAGAACTCCAGCGTCACATACCCTTCCCACTCGGGTTCGAACGGGGTCACGTTGACGATGATGCCGCAGCGTGCGTAGGTGCTTTTGCCCAGGCAAATCGTCAGCACATTGCGCGGAATACGGAAGTACTCCATGGTGCGCGCCAGTGCGAAGCTGTTAGGCGGGATGATGCAGACGTCGTCGTTGAAGTCGACAAAACTCTTCTCATCGAAGTTCTTCGGGTCAACCACCGTGCTGTGGATGTTGGTGAACACCTTGAACTCGGGCGCGCAGCGGATGTCGTAGCCATAGCTGCTGGTGCCGTAGCTGATGATTTTGTTGCCGTCACGCTGGCGGATCTGGCCGGGCTCGAACGGGTCGATCATGCCGTGTTGCTCTGCCATGCGGCGGATCCATTTGTCGCTTTTGATGCTCATGGGAAGTCAGTCTCTTGGTGGGGTAGCGGATTGTAAGCAGGCACCGGGCGCGGCCAAAGGGGCGGTAGCACAAGTGTCGTATCTCAACGGCAAAAACTATCAATAAAATAGCGTTCTGCCCTTGATATAAAAGGGCTAGAGGCCAAAAAGGCTTGTCATACCATCATCCGCTGTGCGCGACAACCCGCAGGCTTCACGGCAAACTACCCGCAGCTTGTGGCCTGGTTTCGCCCCACACCACACACAACAGGCCCAGCAACACCAGTGCCAGGCCACCATAGGCCAGGGTGCCTGGTTGTTCACCCACCACCACAATCGCCAGCACAAAAGCTGTCACCGGCTCGGCCAGCGTCAAGGTCACACAGGTGGCCGCCGACACCCGGCGCAAGGCATGGCTGAACAACAAATACGCCACGCCGGTGACCACCACACCCAGGTAAGTCACCATCCACCAGGTGGCGGCCGAGTTCACCCAGGGTGGCGACACCAGCGCCGCCACCGGCACAGCCATCACCGCCGCCACGGAGAACACCAAAAACGTCGCCATGGTCGGCGTCGTCAGCCCCACCAGATGTTTGGAGACGATGGTGTAACTGGCGTACGACAACCCCGCCAGCAGACAAAGCCCCAAACCCGCCACATTCACCTGGGCGTCGGCGCCACCGGCCATCATCATGAAGCTGATGCCGGCCACCGCCAAGGCGGTTCCCAGCCACCAGACCGGACGCGGCGCTTGCCTGTTGAACAAGGCCTCCAACAGGCCCACCCACACCGGACCGCTGCCAATGGCCACCCCGGTGCCCACCGCCACCCCGGTGGCCTTGACACCGGCAAAAAAACTCAGGTTATAGATCGCGACGGCCGTGCCTGCCAGCAGCGCCCAGCGCCAGACGGTTCGCAAGCCCTGACCGCCAGCAAAATGACCCGCGCGACCAACAAGCAGACAGGCGGCGAAGAAGACACTGCCAA is a window encoding:
- a CDS encoding YdcF family protein produces the protein MFLASKLLMFLTQPLAWVAALLLAGLLLIRTRPRWAQRLCASALGLLMLLGWEPLPNMVLRSLETQYPAVTPNTLGAAYVGVVVLGGALEPAYVWTAPQQSALNSAAERMTEVIPLLRQLPKLTVLFTGGEGELFASGLSEAERASRFFQGQGLPASQLLLESASRTTYENAVLSRQLPGVDANQPWLLLTSAFHMPRAMAAFRRAGWNVSAYPVDFRSGVSTPWSQYSMDQGVAKWRLALHELLGQLAYRLAVRA
- a CDS encoding hemolysin family protein, encoding MEFLLIVFLTLLNGVFAMSELALAASRKSRLNAMAEGGDKGAQASLTLLANPNQFLSTVQVGITSIGVLNGIVGEAAFSDGLAHWLHTLGVAEKAAALSATALVVTLITFTTIIFGELVPKRIGQLYPELVSRWVSRPMLWLARAAGPFVKLLSGSTAAVLRLLRIDTNTSRAMTEEEITASLEEGVDAGVIEEHEHQMVQNVFSLDDRPLTSLMVPSAEVDWLDASMTVALSLQKVGADGAEKSHSWYPVCRGSLDDVIGKVSVARLLELGANSPGTLADYVTPAVFVPETLSGMELLEQFRAKVGRLVLVVDEYGVVQGLLTPYDLLEAITGELQPGLQADAWATQREDGSWLLDGMMPVNELKARLDIDELPDEDRGRYNTVAGLLMAVSGHLPSIGEKIECDNWLFEVIDLDGKRIDKVLASLLPRTD
- a CDS encoding symmetrical bis(5'-nucleosyl)-tetraphosphatase; protein product: MALYLIGDVQGCDGALQHLLDTISFSPSRDTIHLLGDLVNRGPDSAGVLRRLMAYGQSAQCILGNHDLHLLAAAHGARKPGRKDTLEDVLNAPDRTALLDWLRQQRLAIQLQHQGSEYLMVHAGVLPGWSATKTMALASEVESVLRSAGLPEFLHQMYGNTPAGWSDALTGVERLRVIVNALTRLRFCTPQGEMEFSVTDGTAAAPAGYLPWFEVPGRQTADVRVAFGHWSTLGWLGRTDVLSLDTGCVWGGALSALKLGESRQATHELIQVSCPQAQRPGD
- a CDS encoding DEAD/DEAH box helicase; this encodes MAFAQLQLSAPLARAVAEMGYESMTPIQAQAIPVVLQGRDVMGAAQTGTGKTAAFALPLLQRMLKHENASTSPARHPVRALVLLPTRELADQVAEQVRLYGKYTNLRSTVVFGGIDMKPQTAELKKGVEVLVATPGRLLDHIEAKNCVLNQVEYVVLDEADRMLDIGFLPDLQRILSYLPKQRTTLLFSATFSPEIKRLANSYLQDPVTIEVARSNATASTVEQHFYSVGDDDKRHALHQILKQRELKQAFVFVNSKLGCARLARSLEREGLKTTALHGDKSQDERLKALESFKTGEVDLLVCTDVAARGLDIKDVPAVFNFDIPFHAEDYVHRIGRTGRAGAAGLAVNFVSKSDARLIAEIEKLLKTKIELEAIEFEEDLPDIRKQGHINDGRRLYKQESETSGRDAYVARAPREPRSDYKPRARAAAPADPFFDKPYEPSLPPEAAPPWEAAAARPGVRTISGNIRSKRKVAALFTPV
- the dcd gene encoding dCTP deaminase, encoding MSIKSDKWIRRMAEQHGMIDPFEPGQIRQRDGNKIISYGTSSYGYDIRCAPEFKVFTNIHSTVVDPKNFDEKSFVDFNDDVCIIPPNSFALARTMEYFRIPRNVLTICLGKSTYARCGIIVNVTPFEPEWEGYVTLEFSNTTPLPAKIYAGEGCAQVLFFESDKDDVCETSYKDRGGKYQGQRGVTLPKA
- a CDS encoding DMT family transporter, producing the protein MKHPTLIGIAMALCAAALWGTTGTAQTFVSAQASPYWIGALRLAIGSVFFAACLLVGRAGHFAGGQGLRTVWRWALLAGTAVAIYNLSFFAGVKATGVAVGTGVAIGSGPVWVGLLEALFNRQAPRPVWWLGTALAVAGISFMMMAGGADAQVNVAGLGLCLLAGLSYASYTIVSKHLVGLTTPTMATFLVFSVAAVMAVPVAALVSPPWVNSAATWWMVTYLGVVVTGVAYLLFSHALRRVSAATCVTLTLAEPVTAFVLAIVVVGEQPGTLAYGGLALVLLGLLCVVWGETRPQAAGSLP